Proteins found in one Neomonachus schauinslandi chromosome 1, ASM220157v2, whole genome shotgun sequence genomic segment:
- the RETNLB gene encoding LOW QUALITY PROTEIN: resistin-like beta (The sequence of the model RefSeq protein was modified relative to this genomic sequence to represent the inferred CDS: substituted 1 base at 1 genomic stop codon), whose translation MKSTSCFLLILILLQLMIPGTAPCSLDSIVDIKIKEALKSLDLNPFPTKRMSCVSITNSGRLSSCPAEMVVTGCAXGCGCGSWDIRGETTCHCQRSTVDWATARCCHLTGGGGGREPSYVSMTVMKPYAKQET comes from the exons ATGAAGTCTACCTCTTGCTTCCTTCTTATTCTCATCCTCCTCCAGCTGATGATCCCAGGGACTGCTCCGTGTTCCTTAGACTCCATTGTGGACATAAAGATAAAGGAAGCTCTCAAAAGCTTAG ACTTAAATCCTTTCCCAACAAAAAGGATGTCATGTGTCAGTATCACAAACTCAGGCAGACTATCCTCTTGCCCTGCAG AGATGGTTGTCACTGGCTGTGCCTGAGGCTGTGGCTGTGGTTCCTGGGATATCCGGGGAGAAACCACATGCCACTGCCAGCGCAGCACGGTAGACTGGGCCACTGCTCGCTGCTGCCACCTGacgggagggggaggaggaagagaaccCAGCTACGTGAGCATGACTGTAATGAAACCATACGCCAAACAGGAAACCTGA